A stretch of the Paramormyrops kingsleyae isolate MSU_618 chromosome 16, PKINGS_0.4, whole genome shotgun sequence genome encodes the following:
- the znf148 gene encoding zinc finger protein 148, which translates to MNLEKLQGVLLKGSGTLDLHPSSRVLGSPGVNGRQAVREGRPGGALVEMPLGERALTHHTLLPEEEDEEDELGGAPLPTHDLIPHDELMVHEETVKNDAEEDPELSQRISHRLPYTLHLPVNIKQEVNVPDAAAHPKKEKRQMRDLGDAPKKKKRKHRSPTKILTINEDGSLGLQSPKSHVCEHCSAAFRTNYHLQRHFFIHTGEKPFQCSQCDMRFIQKYLLQRHEKIHTGEKPFRCDECGMRFIQKYHMERHKRTHSGEKPYQCNYCHQFFSRTDRVLKHKRMCHENRERKASKAAKDGLAGNQEDLGFTFPSKESSLPKRKRQKSSEKLRVQVPAAEKVAAEDNAESRQGRAECLPLYPMTSKVKDEYMVAEYSVELPHQPLDSRQSGGSSEEINPPKLVLKKVTGKRNQKQPEIQPQDLSPLSSFEDGKVTRYSFELVDKPGLLDTECNTDLDPVDTLPGETSKPVSSSTNYDDAMQFLKKKRYLQAATANNSRDYALNVGSIASQPSVTQAAVASVIDSNVPATILDTQTLNVEMKPGSDKNVLPDEVLQTLLDHYSNKTNGQQEISFSTADTEVTSSISINSSDVSEGSQAEAISTTPQAPPVEKASMLQEYSKFLQQALERTSQNDTYLNNPSLPFVTEGQSLSSQPLFSTLDKFSSTSRFRLGMNSPLRSSEKSHFGLLVGDSQHSFSFSGDETNPSTVSPTEDFLEQVTSKKADTFPMGTFEQNFRSQFPSTRATISAQFSSANGQVNVRGHGSTDFPEFPLVSVTETRTALTSSPDDTSSQTFG; encoded by the exons ATGAATCTCGAGAAGCTGCAGGGGGTGCTACTGAAGGGCAGTGGGACACTGGACCTACACCCATCCTCCAGAGTCCTGGGGTCACCCGGGGTCAATGGGAGGCAAGCGGTTCGAGAGGGAAGACCCGGGGGGGCGTTGGTGGAGATGCCACTAGGTGAGCGGGCCTTGACTCACCACACCTTACTGCCcgaggaagaggatgaggaggatgaaCTGGGGGGTGCTCCACTTCCCACCCATGACCTTATCCCACACGATGAGTTGATGGTGCACGAGGAGACGGTGAAAAACGACGCAGAGGAGGATCCAGAACTTTCCCAACGGATTTCTCACAGGCTTCCGTACACCCTCCATCTGCCT GTGAAcatcaaacaggaagtgaacGTGCCCGACGCAGCTGCACACCCAAAGAAAGAGAAGAGGCAGATGAGAGACCTCGGTGACGCTCCtaagaagaagaaaaggaaaCACAGATCTCCCACTAAG ATCCTTACCATTAATGAGGATGGCTCACTGGGACTTCAGAGCCCCAAGTCTCACGTGTGCGAACACTGCAGTGCTGCCTTCAGGACCAACTACCATTTACAGCGTCATTTCTTCATCCATACGG GCGAGAAGCCGTTTCAGTGCAGCCAGTGTGACATGCGTTTCATCCAGAAGTACCTGCTGCAGAGACATGAGAAGATCCATACAG GTGAGAAGCCATTTCGCTGTGATGAGTGTGGGATGAGGTTCATCCAGAAGTACCATATGGAAAGGCACAAGAGAACCCACAGTGGGGAGAAGCCCTATCAGTGCAACTACTGTCACCAG TTCTTCTCCAGGACTGACCGGGTTCTGAAGCACAAGCGAATGTGTCATGagaacagagagagaaaggcCAGCAAGGCAGCCAAGGATGGCCTGGCAGGTAATCAGGAAGACCTGGGCTTCACCTTCCCCTCGAAGGAGAGTTCCCTGCCAAAAAGGAAGCGGCAGAAGTCCAGCGAGAAACTCCGAGTTCAGGTGCCAGCAGCCGAGAAAGTGGCAGCTGAGGACAACGCCGAGTCCAGGCAGGGCAGAGCCGAATGCCTGCCGCTGTACCCCATGACTTCCAAGGTGAAGGATGAGTACATGGTGGCGGAGTATTCTGTGGAGCTCCCCCACCAGCCGCTAGATAGCCGGCAGTCAGGGGGGTCCTCGGAAGAGATTAACCCCCCAAAACTTGTTTTGAAGAAAGTCACCGGCAAAAGGAACCAGAAGCAGCCAGAGATACAACCGCAGGATCTTTCTCCCTTGTCGTCTTTTGAGGACGGCAAAGTCACCAGATACAGCTTTGAGCTTGTGGACAAACCAGGACTTCTGGACACCGAGTGCAACACGGACCTCGACCCTGTCGACACGCTTCCAGGGGAGACGAGCAAGCCTGTTTCCAGCAGCACCAACTATGACGATGCCATGCAGTTCTTGAAAAAGAAAAGGTACTTGCAAGCGGCCACGGCCAACAATAGCCGAGATTATGCATTAAACGTCGGGAGCATCGCATCACAGCCATCAGTCACCCAGGCAGCTGTTGCTAGTGTCATAGACAGCAACGTTCCCGCCACTATTCTGGACACCCAGACCTTGAATGTGGAAATGAAGCCTGGCAGCGATAAGAATGTCCTCCCAGATGAAGTCCTTCAAACGCTTCTGGATCACTACTCAAATAAGACCAATGGCCAGCAGGAAATATCATTCAGCACAGCAGACACAGAAGTGACCTCCAGCATATCTATAAACTCCTCGGATGTATCTGAGGGGAGTCAGGCAGAAGCTATAAGCACGACCCCCCAGGCACCCCCTGTGGAGAAGGCCAGCATGCTGCAGGAGTACTCAAAGTTTCTTCAGCAAGCATTGGAAAGAACCAGCCAGAATGACACGTATTTGAACAATCCAAGTCTCCCCTTTGTGACTGAAGGTCAGAGTCTGTCAAGTCAGCCTTTGTTTTCCACTCTTGATAAATTCAGCTCCACCAGCCGGTTTCGCTTAGGGATGAACTCTCCCCTGAGATCCTCGGAGAAATCTCATTTTGGCCTTCTGGTTGGAGATTCCCAGCActctttttcattttcaggaGACGAAACCAACCCTTCCACTGTCTCCCCAACGGAAGACTTTCTTGAGCAGGTGACCTCGAAAAAGGCAGATACGTTCCCAATGGGCACCTTTGAGCAGAACTTCAGATCACAATTCCCAAGCACGCGAGCTACAATCTCTGCCCAGTTCAGCTCTGCCAACGGTCAAGTGAATGTGCGTGGTCATGGGAGTACGGACTTCCCGGAGTTTCCTCTGGTTAGTGTAACCGAAACTAGGACTGCGCTGACTTCATCTCCTGATGACACGAGCAGTCAAACGTTTGGCTGA